Within the Myxococcales bacterium genome, the region AAAAAAGTGGGCCCTTTTCTGCCAGCGCTACCGTGAAAAAGGATTTTCAGACGACCAGATGAGAAGGATCTCAACCCCCATAGGCCTCGATATAGGAGCAGAAACCCCATTTGAGATAGCGGTCGCCATCGCCGCCGAGATAATCCAGTTCAGGACAAAACCGGAGGACTTCAAGGCAAGGGTCGCGAGATTTAAATGAATACCGCACGCAAAAAAATAGCCGGAGTGATCCTCTCCGCCGGAGAATCCAAAAGAATGGGCTTTCCGAAGGCTCTTCTGAAATTAGACGAATCGACGCTGCTCGCGCGCCAGCACGAACTCCTGAATCTCTCCGGATGCGATCCGGTAATAGCTGTCGTCGGATGCAAGGCGGAAGAGATAATGTCGGAGCATCCCCTACTTCCGGTAAAGTGGGTTCAAAATAAAATCTGGCCGAAGGGGCAATTTTCCTCCGCGGCGGCAGGAATATCGGAAGCGCTCTCCGATAATTCGTCCGGTGCTCTCCTCCTCCCCGTAGATGTCGTCGGCATAAACGTGAAAACAATCCGCTCCATTCTCGATGCCGCTTCGCAGATGCCGGCTATCGACGCGATAATTCCTACCTACAAAGGCAGGGGCGGCCACCCTGTGTACCTATCAAAAAAGTTTTGCGAAAACTTGATCGGCTTGGATTTAGATGATGAAGATTCAAGGCTCGATGTTCAGCTGTCACGCTGCGAATCAAAATCCAGAATTGAAACAGAAGATGCTGCGATACTAAAAAACATAAATACACCGGAGGATT harbors:
- a CDS encoding nucleotidyltransferase family protein; translation: MNTARKKIAGVILSAGESKRMGFPKALLKLDESTLLARQHELLNLSGCDPVIAVVGCKAEEIMSEHPLLPVKWVQNKIWPKGQFSSAAAGISEALSDNSSGALLLPVDVVGINVKTIRSILDAASQMPAIDAIIPTYKGRGGHPVYLSKKFCENLIGLDLDDEDSRLDVQLSRCESKSRIETEDAAILKNINTPEDFSSSRDLSTRS